The Papaver somniferum cultivar HN1 chromosome 3, ASM357369v1, whole genome shotgun sequence genome includes a region encoding these proteins:
- the LOC113359827 gene encoding uncharacterized protein LOC113359827, with product MEAWRAKVKFIPMNRGFFIIKLLTQEDKEKVYREGNKDPWIVNEQPSRLIEWYLGFDADKQCTSQSTVWVKFPGLPVEMWVEKTLLALGKSLGTPIVVDKRTLNHEYGHYASVLIDIYFAKLNTDYVYVEAGGRNFLQPFEILKRPKYCSKCQIVGHLDSKCIKKYVSAVNTPPATASTSQQSNALVIHQGDTNTAWQLQDELVNSEAVLRRATAEFERAKQAKLAHSVLVNMAKSLSTVSLNTKPVGNVELERTRLPNPGRIPILSLSTPVCDALEESSEYISHNKFNILGSVGETLNNPLLEINKVDEVAKRAKRQQLIALQAKIDALRDNDSMSDSEESELGVRARKGSSPRLKSSSNTFHQVELSKTQTPKV from the exons ATGGAAGCTTGGAGAGCTAAGGTGAAGTTCATCCCCATGAACCGgggattcttcatcatcaagttgttAACACAGGAAGACAAAGAAAAAGTTTATCGTGAGGGTAACAAGGATCCATGGATTGTGAACGAGCAACCTTCACGTCTGATCGAATGGTATCTAGGGTTCGATGCTGATAAACAATGTACCTCTCAATCTACCGTCTGGGTCAAGTTTCCAGGTCTTCCAGTTGAAATGTGGGTGGAGAAGACGTTGTTAGCTTTGGGCAAATCTCTTGgaactcctattgtggttgataagCGAACCCTAAACCATGAGTATGGGCATTACGCCTCAGTCCTGATCGATATTTATTTTGCAAAGCTTAATACAGATTATGTTTATGTTGAAGCTGGTGGGCGTAATTTTTTGCAACCATTTGAAATCTTGAAAAGGCCGAAATACTGTTCCAAGTGCCAAATAGTTGGTCACCTAGACTCAAAGTGCATAAAGAAGTATGTTAGTGCAGTTAATACGCCACCCGCTACTGCCAGTACGTCGCAGCAATCTAATGCTCTAGTTATCCACCAGGGTGACACTAATACAGCATGGCAA TTACAAGATGAACTCGTGAATTCCGAAGCTGTTTTGCGCAGGGCTACAGCTGAGTTTGAGAGAGCCAAACAAGCTAAGCTTGCGCATTCAGTTTTAGTTAACATGGCAAAGTCGTTGAGTACTGTTTCCTTGAATACTAAGCcagttgggaatgttgaattggaAAGAACTAGACTTCCTAATCCTGGTAGGATTCCTATTTTATCTTTGTCTACACCGGTGTGTGATGCTCTTGAAGAAAGTTCGGAATATATCTCTCATAACAAATTCAATATTCTGGGATCAGTTGGTGAGACTTTGAATAACCCTCTTTTGGAGATTAATAAGGTTGATGAAGTAGCTAAACGTGCTAAGCGGCAGCAGTTGATAGCTCTTCAAGCAAAAATTGATGCTTTGAGAGATAATGATTCCATGTCGGACTCGGAAGAATCTGAATTGGGAGTTCGTGCTCGAAAGGGTTCTTCACCAAGACTAAAATCCTCCTCAAATACTTTTCATCAAGTAGAGCTATCTAAAactcaaacccccaaagtttaa